A single window of Cetobacterium sp. ZOR0034 DNA harbors:
- a CDS encoding RNA polymerase sigma factor yields MDFDQLYNEYFDRIYYKILSTVKNAEDAEDIAQEVFISVYKNLKGFREESNIYTWIYRIAINKTYDFFRKKKLNLELNDEILSVESNEDFNIPILLEEKLKELPFQEREIVVLKDIYGYKLREIADMKDMNISTVKTIYYKAIKDMGGVI; encoded by the coding sequence ATGGATTTTGATCAATTATATAATGAGTATTTTGATAGAATATACTATAAAATACTATCAACAGTAAAAAATGCCGAAGATGCCGAAGACATAGCACAGGAAGTTTTCATTAGTGTTTATAAAAATCTCAAAGGATTTAGAGAGGAAAGTAATATCTATACTTGGATTTATAGAATAGCTATAAACAAGACTTATGATTTTTTCAGAAAGAAAAAACTTAACCTTGAATTGAATGATGAGATTTTGAGTGTTGAAAGTAATGAAGACTTTAATATTCCAATTCTTTTAGAAGAGAAGTTAAAAGAGCTACCTTTCCAAGAGAGGGAGATAGTTGTTTTAAAAGATATATATGGCTATAAGCTGAGGGAGATTGCAGATATGAAAGATATGAATATATCCACAGTAAAAACAATATATTATAAGGCAATTAAAGATATGGGAGGTGTAATATAA